One window from the genome of Verrucomicrobiia bacterium encodes:
- a CDS encoding DinB family protein: MLAASMDILHQGDGLLEALSPEVYATRVPVAFNASIGGHYRHCLDHFASLLDGMGCARVDYGHRGRDPRLEREPEIARRVTRQLLRRLEGLSPGALDAPVSTRCEVSYTHGDAPVTQSTLGRELVYTIAHGIHHYALIAVIARLLNAALPAHFGVAPSTVAHGQTLARP, encoded by the coding sequence GTGCTTGCCGCCTCGATGGACATTCTGCACCAGGGCGATGGGCTGCTGGAGGCGCTGAGCCCCGAAGTCTACGCGACCAGGGTGCCTGTCGCGTTCAACGCCTCCATCGGCGGACACTACCGACACTGCCTCGACCACTTCGCCAGCCTGCTCGACGGAATGGGGTGCGCGAGAGTGGACTACGGCCACCGCGGGCGGGATCCGCGGTTGGAGCGGGAACCGGAGATCGCCCGTCGTGTGACGCGACAGCTGCTGCGTCGCCTTGAAGGGCTGTCGCCCGGGGCTCTGGACGCCCCGGTTTCGACCCGGTGCGAGGTCAGCTACACGCACGGCGACGCGCCGGTCACGCAGTCCACTTTGGGCCGGGAGCTCGTGTACACCATCGCCCACGGCATTCACCACTACGCCCTGATCGCCGTCATTGCCCGGCTCCTGAATGCGGCGCTGCCGGCGCACTTCGGGGTTGCGCCCTCCACGGTCGCGCACGGGCAAACCTTGGCCCGCCCCTGA
- a CDS encoding zf-HC2 domain-containing protein → MNGPVKWLRWRGILLLAALTPACRRIVQLASLACERPLTPWTRLRLRVHLRICSGCERYLRQLDFLRAAAASSVDRLPSSGRGLPPEAKIRIKGRLRCEWAG, encoded by the coding sequence ATGAACGGTCCCGTGAAATGGCTCCGTTGGCGCGGGATCCTCCTGCTGGCGGCGCTCACCCCGGCGTGCCGGCGGATCGTTCAGCTCGCATCGCTTGCCTGTGAGCGGCCGCTGACGCCCTGGACGCGGCTCCGGCTGCGCGTCCACCTGCGGATCTGCAGCGGATGCGAACGCTACCTGCGGCAGCTCGATTTCCTCCGTGCAGCGGCGGCGTCGTCGGTGGACCGGTTGCCGTCCTCTGGTCGGGGACTCCCTCCCGAGGCGAAGATCCGGATCAAAGGGCGTCTGCGCTGCGAATGGGCCGGATGA
- a CDS encoding sigma-70 family RNA polymerase sigma factor — translation MKPPPALDPERWVDEHGDCLYHYALSRLRDPVLAEDFVQDALLAALKSHHRFEGRSSERSWLTGILKHKILDHFRKVGRETVFTDLEFYGDEEARTFENAAFPDHWNAAAAPTEWNGAGAALDQEAFWRVFQRCSGKLPDRVARVFLLREVDDVPGDEICASLNITPNNLWVMLHRARMALRRCLEVNWFGAQPPEPDAS, via the coding sequence ATGAAGCCCCCGCCCGCATTGGATCCCGAACGTTGGGTGGATGAGCACGGGGACTGCCTGTATCACTACGCCCTTTCGCGTCTGCGCGACCCCGTGTTGGCCGAGGATTTCGTGCAGGACGCGCTGCTGGCCGCCCTGAAATCGCATCACCGCTTTGAGGGCCGTTCGTCGGAGCGCAGCTGGCTGACGGGCATCTTGAAGCACAAGATCCTCGACCACTTCCGCAAAGTGGGCCGCGAAACGGTGTTCACGGACCTGGAATTCTACGGAGACGAGGAAGCCAGGACGTTCGAGAATGCCGCCTTTCCCGACCACTGGAATGCGGCCGCTGCGCCGACCGAGTGGAACGGGGCCGGAGCGGCGCTCGACCAGGAGGCGTTTTGGAGGGTTTTTCAGCGGTGCAGCGGCAAGCTGCCCGATCGCGTGGCGCGCGTGTTCCTGCTGCGCGAGGTGGACGACGTGCCGGGCGACGAAATCTGTGCGTCATTGAACATCACGCCCAACAATCTCTGGGTCATGCTCCACCGTGCGCGGATGGCGTTGCGACGGTGTCTGGAAGTGAACTGGTTTGGCGCCCAACCCCCGGAGCCCGACGCGTCATGA